The Mustela nigripes isolate SB6536 chromosome 4, MUSNIG.SB6536, whole genome shotgun sequence genome includes a window with the following:
- the BUB3 gene encoding mitotic checkpoint protein BUB3 isoform X1, producing the protein MTGSNEFKLNQPPEDGISSVKFSPNTSQFLLVSSWDTSVRLYDVPANSMRLKYQHTGAVLDCAFYDPTHAWSGGLDHQLKMHDLNTDQENLVGTHDAPIRCVEYCPEVNVMVTGSWDQTVKLWDPRTPCNAGTFSQPEKVYTLSVSGDRLIVGTAGRRVLVWDLRNMGYVQQRRESSLKYQTRCIRAFPNKQGYVLSSIEGRVAVEYLDPSPEVQKKKYAFKCHRLKENNIEQIYPVNAISFHNIHNTFATGGSDGFVNIWDPFNKKRLCQFHRYPTSIASLAFSNDGTTLAIASSYMYEMDDTEHPEDGIFIRQVTDAETKPKSPCT; encoded by the exons ATGACCGGTTCTAACGAGTTCAAACTGAACCAGCCACCCGAGGACGGCATTTCCTCGGTGAAGTTCAGCCCCAACACCTCCCAGTTCCTCCTGGTCTCGTCCTGGGACACGTCGGTGCGCCTCTACGACGTGCCGGCCAACTCCATGCGGCTCAAGTACCAGCACACCGGCGCCGTCCTGGACTGTGCCTTCTAC GATCCAACACATGCTTGGAGTGGAGGATTAGACCATCAGTTGAAAATGCATGATTTGAACACTGATCAAG AAAATCTCGTCGGAACCCATGATGCCCCTATCAGATGTGTTGAATATTGCCCAGAAGTGAATGTGATGGTGACAGGGAGTTGGGATCAGACAGTTAAACTGTGGGATCCCAGAACTCCTTGTAATGCGGGGACCTTCTCTCAGCCCGAAAAG GTGTACACCCTCTCCGTGTCTGGAGACCGGCTGATTGTGGGCACTGCAGGCCGCAGAGTGCTGGTGTGGGACTTACGGAACATGGGCTACGTGCAGCAGCGCCGGGAGTCCAGCCTCAAGTACCAGACTCGCTGCATCCGGGCGTTTCCCAACAAGCAG GGCTATGTATTAAGCTCCATAGAAGGCCGAGTGGCAGTTGAGTACTTGGACCCAAGCCCTGAGGTGCAGAAGAAGAAGTACGCCTTCAAGTGTCACAGACTGAAGGAGAACAACATCGAGCAGATCTACCCGGTCAATGCCATTTCCTTTCACAACATCCACAACACATTTGCTACAG GTGGCTCTGATGGATTTGTAAACATTTGGGACCCATTTAACAAGAAGCGGCTGTGCCAGTTCCACCGGTACCCCACCAGCATTGCGTCTCTGGCCTTCAGTAACGACGGGACCACGCTCGCAATAGCATCGTCGTATATGTATGAAATGGATGACACAGAACATCCCGAAGATGGTATCTTCATTCGCCAAGTGACAGATGCAGAAACAAAACCCAA GTCACCATGTACTtga
- the BUB3 gene encoding mitotic checkpoint protein BUB3 isoform X2 has translation MTGSNEFKLNQPPEDGISSVKFSPNTSQFLLVSSWDTSVRLYDVPANSMRLKYQHTGAVLDCAFYDPTHAWSGGLDHQLKMHDLNTDQENLVGTHDAPIRCVEYCPEVNVMVTGSWDQTVKLWDPRTPCNAGTFSQPEKVYTLSVSGDRLIVGTAGRRVLVWDLRNMGYVQQRRESSLKYQTRCIRAFPNKQGYVLSSIEGRVAVEYLDPSPEVQKKKYAFKCHRLKENNIEQIYPVNAISFHNIHNTFATGGSDGFVNIWDPFNKKRLCQFHRYPTSIASLAFSNDGTTLAIASSYMYEMDDTEHPEDGIFIRQVTDAETKPKSA, from the exons ATGACCGGTTCTAACGAGTTCAAACTGAACCAGCCACCCGAGGACGGCATTTCCTCGGTGAAGTTCAGCCCCAACACCTCCCAGTTCCTCCTGGTCTCGTCCTGGGACACGTCGGTGCGCCTCTACGACGTGCCGGCCAACTCCATGCGGCTCAAGTACCAGCACACCGGCGCCGTCCTGGACTGTGCCTTCTAC GATCCAACACATGCTTGGAGTGGAGGATTAGACCATCAGTTGAAAATGCATGATTTGAACACTGATCAAG AAAATCTCGTCGGAACCCATGATGCCCCTATCAGATGTGTTGAATATTGCCCAGAAGTGAATGTGATGGTGACAGGGAGTTGGGATCAGACAGTTAAACTGTGGGATCCCAGAACTCCTTGTAATGCGGGGACCTTCTCTCAGCCCGAAAAG GTGTACACCCTCTCCGTGTCTGGAGACCGGCTGATTGTGGGCACTGCAGGCCGCAGAGTGCTGGTGTGGGACTTACGGAACATGGGCTACGTGCAGCAGCGCCGGGAGTCCAGCCTCAAGTACCAGACTCGCTGCATCCGGGCGTTTCCCAACAAGCAG GGCTATGTATTAAGCTCCATAGAAGGCCGAGTGGCAGTTGAGTACTTGGACCCAAGCCCTGAGGTGCAGAAGAAGAAGTACGCCTTCAAGTGTCACAGACTGAAGGAGAACAACATCGAGCAGATCTACCCGGTCAATGCCATTTCCTTTCACAACATCCACAACACATTTGCTACAG GTGGCTCTGATGGATTTGTAAACATTTGGGACCCATTTAACAAGAAGCGGCTGTGCCAGTTCCACCGGTACCCCACCAGCATTGCGTCTCTGGCCTTCAGTAACGACGGGACCACGCTCGCAATAGCATCGTCGTATATGTATGAAATGGATGACACAGAACATCCCGAAGATGGTATCTTCATTCGCCAAGTGACAGATGCAGAAACAAAACCCAA GTCCGCCTAA